The window GACATCGCGCCGTTCTACTGGCTGATCCTCGCGCTCATCCTGCTCATCCTCGTGCTCGTCTCGAACCTCGAGCGCAGCCGGGTCGGCCGGGCGTGGCTCGCGATCCGCGAGGACGAGGACGCCGCCGAGCTGATGGGTGTTCCGACGTTCCGCTTCAAGCTCTGGGCGTTCGCGATCGGAGCCGCGGTCGGCGGCCTTTCCGGCGGCATCTTCGCCAGCCGGCAGGGCTTCGTGAACCCGGACACGTTCGACGTCCTGACGTCGATCCTGTTCCTCGCCGCGGTCGTCATCGGTGGTTCGGGCAACAAGTTCGGCGTCATCCTCGGCGCGGTGATCGTGGTCTACGTGCCCGAGCGTCTGCGTGGCTTCGACGAGACGCTGTTCGCCGCGTGGTTCGTCGTGCTGGTGATCGCGCTGGCCGTGACGCTGATCTCGCGTCGCAAGACGCTTTTTGCCACGAACCTTCGGGCGGCGGCCACGCTCGTCGGCGGTGTGCTCGGGTTCGTGGTCGCGGTCGGCGTCGGTACTCAGCTGCACTCGATCGTGACCGAGGTGGGCACGGAGAACCCGACTCGGCTGCTGGTCGGCGCGGTCGCGGTCGTGCTGATCGTCGGGCTGCTGCTGGTCCGCCTCGTCGGGTCGGCGCAGGCCGAGGGTGCCCACGCGGCGGCGATCTTCCTCGGCGCGTTCCTCACCGTGCTGGTCGGGGCAATCGCACCGTACGTGTTCGACGAGATCGGGGACGGTATCCAGGCGCTGCGGTACTTCGCGTTCGGCCTCGCCTTGATCGTCATGAGCGTGTTCCGTCCGCAGGGCTTGCTGCCCAGCCGACGCCGCGCGACCGAACTCGCCGACCGGAAGAAGGAGGTGGCCGTCGGTGTCAACGCCTGACCACCCCGAGTTGAAGCCCGACGCCGTGGAAGCGCCCGACTCGATCCTGCCGGACGCCCCGCCTCCGTCGATCGACGAGAGCGTCGACCTGCCGGAGCCGGAAGCACACGTCAGCGTCGGCGAGAAGCTGCTGGAGATGCGGAACATCACGCTGCGCTTCGGCGGCGTCACCGCGCTCGACGGCGTCGACTTCGCGATCAACCGGGGCGAGATCCTCGGCCTGATCGGTCCGAACGGCGCGGGTAAGACGACGTGCTTCAACGTGATGACCGGCGTCTACCAGCCCACCGACGGAACCGTGTGGTTCGACGGGAAGAAGCTGGGCCGGCGGAAGAAGTACCAGATCACCCGGCTGGGCATCGCCCGGACGTTCCAGAACATCCGGCTGTTCCCGGAGATGAGCGCGCTGGAGAACGTCATGGTGGGCGCCGACGCCCGCCACAAGACGAGCGTCCCCGGCGCGGTCTTCCGGCTCAGCCCGCGGCACTTCCGTGAGGAGCGGGAGGGCCGCGAGCGCGCGATGGAGCTGCTGCGGTTCGTCGGCATCGCGGACCTGGCGCACGCCGCCGCCCGCAACCTGCCGTACGGGTATCAGCGGCGGCTGGAGATCGCCAGAGCGCTGGCCACCGAGCCGACGCTGCTCTGCCTGGACGAGCCGGCCGCCGGCTTCAACCCGGCGGAGAAGGCCGAGCTGATGGACCTGATCCGGGCCATCCGCGACCAGGGCTACACGGTCCTGCTCATCGAGCACGACATGCGTCTGGTGATGGGCGTGACCGATCGGATCGTCGTCCTCGAGTTCGGCAAGAAGATCGCCGAGGGAACCCCGGCCGAGGTCCGCGACAACCCGGCGGTCATCGCCGCCTATCTCGGGGTGCCGGAGGGAGAGCCGACCGATGTTGCTTGAGATCACCGACCTGGCGGTCGCCTACGGCCGGATCGAGGCGCTGCACGGAATCAGCATCCAGGTCGACGCCGGCGAGATCGTGACGCTGATCGGTGCCAACGGCGCCGGGAAGAGCACGACGATGCGGGCGATCTCCGGTCTCCGGCCGGCCAGCCGCGGAAGCATCATCTTCGACGGCGAGGACATCACCAACCTGCGCGCGGACCTCCGCGTGACCCGGGGCATCTCGCAGGCCCCCGAGGGCCGGGGCATCTTCCCCGGCATGTCGGTGATGGAGAACCTGGACATGGGCACGTATGCCCGGAAGGACCGGCGTAGCCCGGCCAGGGACGCCGACCTGGAGCGGGTGTTCGCGCTGTTCCCCCGGCTGAAGGAGCGGCGGACGCAGGTCGCGGGCACGATGTCCGGCGGTGAGCAGCAGATGCTGACGATCGGCCGGGCGCTCATGGCCCGGCCGCGGCTGCTGCTGCTCGACGAGCCGTCGATGGGCCTGGCTCCGATGCTGATCCAGCAGATCTTCTCGATCATCAAGGAGATCAACGCCCAGGGCATCACGGTGCTGGTCGTCGAGCAGAACGCCCAGCAGGCGCTCTCGATCGCCGACCGCGCGTACATCCTCGAGACCGGGTCGATCGTCAAGTCCGGCCAGGGCCGTGACATGCTCGGGGACCCCGCGATCAAGGCGGCGTACCTGGGTGTGGCGTAACACTCCGTTCACGACGTAAGGCACAACCCCGCGGGCCGGCTCAGCGCCGAAGCCGGCTCGCGGGTCGCAGGTCCACCAGTCAACGCAGCTGGTGAGAGGTACCGTCGGCCGTTGTCGGTCGGCGGCGGTTCCGTCGGATCCCCTCGACCGGCGGCAATTTTCCGGGAGGTAACTCCAAATGCGCTCGCTCCCCGTCGGCCGCGGCCGTCGAATGTTCGCCACGGTCGCCGTGCTCGCCGCTGTCGCGGCCGGACTCGCCGGTTGCGGCGACGACCCCAGCGACTCGTCCTCCGAGTCGTCGCCAGCCCCGACCGCCTCGGCTGACTCGGCCCTGGCCGACAAGGTGCCGGACGCGATCAAGGCGGACGGCAAGATCCTGGTCGGTACCGACTCGTCGTACGCGCCGAGCGAGTTCCTCGCCGAGGACGGCAAGACGATCCAGGGCTTCGACGTCGACCTGTTCACCGCCGTCGCGCAGAAGCTCGGACTGAAGGCCGAGTTCCAGACCGCGGACTTCGACGCGATCATCCCGGGCATCGGCTCCGGTAAGTACGAGGTCGGCGTCTCCTCGTTCACGATCAACGCCGAGCGCAAGAAGACCGTCGACATGGTCAGCTACTTCAACGCCGGCACCCAGTGGGCGACGAAGAAGGGCAACCCGGAGAAGCTCGACATCGACAACGCGTGCGGCAAGAAGATCGCGGTGCAGCAGGGCACCGTGCAGGTCGACGACATCACCGCCCGGTCGAAGAAGTGCACCGACGCCGGCAAGAAGGCGATCACGATCGACCAGTACCAGGGCCAGGACCAGGCCACCGCCGCCGTGGTGTCCGGTAAGGACGCCGCGACGCTCGCCGACTCGCCGGTCGCCGCCTACGCGGTGGAGCAGACGAACGGCCAGCTGGAGCTGCTCGGCGACATCTACGAGGCCGCGCCGTACGGCTACGTGCTGAAGAAGGACCAGGCCGAGTTCGCGCAGGCCGTCGCCGACGCGGTCAAGGCGCTGATCGCCGACGGCAGCTACAAGACGATCCTGGAGAAGTGGGGCGTCGAGGCCGGCGCGATCACCGACCCGGCCGTCAACCCCTGATTCCCTCATGACAGTGTGCCCCGGCCGGCTCTTCCGCTCCGCTCCTCGGTCGCTAGGGCTCCCTGCGATGCTCACTTCGGAGCCGACCTCATGACTTCGTCGGAAGACTCGGACGACACCTCGGGAGGCGCCCTCGCGGCGCCTCCCGAGAGGGAACGTCCCGAGCCGATCAAGGCCGTACCGGTCCGCCACCCCGGGCGTTGGGTGGCGGCCGTGGTCGTCCTGATCCTGGTCGCGATGTTCGTCCACATGCTGGTGACGAACGACGCGTTCCAGTGGTCGTTCATGGTCGATCACATGTTCCGGTCGCCGATCATCGAGGGCGTTCGCACCACGCTGGTGATGACCGTCCTGGCGATGATCATCGGCGTGATCCTGGGTGTCATCGCCGCGGTGATGCGGCTGTCGCCGAACCCGATCCTGGCCGGGGCGGCCTGGCTCTACACGTGGTTCTTCCGGGCGGTGCCGCGGCTCGTGCTGCTGGTGCTGTTCGGCAACCTGGGCATCCTCTACGCGCGGTTCGAGATCGGGCTGCCGTTCGACCGGCAACTCGGGAACCTGCTCGGGTTCGATCTGGACGCCCGCTTCTTCGGCATCGACGCCAACGACCTGCTGTCCGGCTTCTACGCCGGTCTGATCGGGCTGGCGCTCTCCGAGGGCGCGTACATGGCGGAGATCGTCCGCGCCGGTATTCAGTCGGTCGACCCTGGCCAGACCGAGGCGTCGCAGGCGCTGGGCATGTCCCGGACGGCGACGATGCGCCGCATCGTCCTGCCGCAGGCCATGCGCGTGGTGGTGCCGCCGACCGGCAACGAGACGATCGCGATGCTCAAGGACACCTCGCTGCTCGCCGCCGTCCCGATCAGCAACGAGTTGTTCTTCCAGCTGCAGGCGGTGGGCACCCGGACGTTCCAGGTGTTCCCGATGCTGGTCGCCGCATGTCTCTGGTACCTGGCCCTGACCAGCGTTCTGATGGTCGGTCAGTATTTCCTGGAGCGGTACTTCGGCCGAGGGTTCGGAACGCAGCCGCGCCGGCGAAGGACACTTCGGGGCCGGCCGGCCGCCGGTGAGGGAACGGGGGGCGCATGAGTACCGAACCGACGGTGGGCACCCCGATGGTGCTGGCGGACAACGTCCACAAGTCGTTCGGGCATTTGGAGGTGCTCAAGGGGATCGACCTGCGGGTCGATCCCGGCGAGGTGATGTGCATCCTCGGCCCGTCCGGCTCGGGCAAGTCGACGTTCCTGCGCTGCATCAACCACCTGGAGAAGATCAACGCGGGCAAGCTCTGGGTGGACGGCCGCCTGGTCGGCTACCAGGAGCGCGGCGGCAAGCTGCACGAGCTGTCGGAGAAGCACATCGCGGCCCAGCGCCGCGATATCGGCATGGTGTTCCAGCGCTTCAACCTGTTCCCGCACAAGACCGTCCTCGACAACGTGATCGAGGCGCCGGTGCAGGTGAAGCGCGAGCGCAAGTCCGAGGCCAAGGAGCGGGCTCGTGTTCTGCTCGACCGGGTCGGGCTCGGCGACAAGGTGGACAGCTACCCGAGTCAGCTCTCCGGTGGCCAGCAGCAGCGGGTGGCGATCGCTCGGGCGCTGGCGATGCGTCCGAAGCTGATGCTGTTCGACGAGCCGACCTCGGCGCTCGACCCCGAGCTGGTCGGCGAGGTGCTCGACGTGATGCGTGGGCTGGCGCAGGACGGCATGACGATGGTCGTCGTCACGCACGAGATCGGGTTCGCCCGCGAGGTCGGCGACAGCCTGGTGTTCATGGACGGTGGTGTGGTCGTCGAGTCCGGCCCGCCGCGCGACGTCATCACGAATCCCCAGCACGAACGCACGAAGGCGTTCCTCTCGAAGGTGCTGTAAGGGCCGGTCCGGGGCCGCCGATAGGCTGCCCCGGTGGCACCAGCGGGGTATGCGCTCGGCATCGACTTCGGAACCTCGAACACGGTGGCGGTCCTGCGGCACCCCGACGGCCGGGTCGAGTCGCTGCTGTTCGACGGATCGCCGCTGCTCGCGTCGGCGGTGTTCGCCGACCCGGACGGTCAGCTGCTGACCGGGCGGGACGCGCTGCACTCCGCGCGTACCCGGCCGGAATGCCTGGAGCCGAACCCCAAACGCCGGATCGACGACGGCAAGGTGCTGCTCGGCGCCCACGAGATCCCGGTCGTGGACCTGCTCACCGCGGTGTTGACGCGGGTGGTCGTGGAGGCGACGCGGGTCGCGGGCCGGGTTCCGGACGACGTCGTCCTCACCCACCCGGTGTCGTGGGGACCGCGCCGGCTCGACCTGCTGCACCGGGCCGCGACGTCGGCCGGGCTGGGTGACCCCGTCCTGGTGCCGGAGCCGGTCGCGGCGGCCCAGGGTTTCCTCGCGCTGCCGGACGTCCGGCTCTCGGCGGGTGAGATCGCCGTCGTCTACGACCTCGGCGGCGGGACGTTCGACGCGACGGTGGTCCGGCGGACCGCGGACGGCTTCGACGTGCTCGCCGCGGAAGGCCTGGCGGACGTCGGTGGCCTGGACATCGACGCGGCGGTCTTCGGTTACCTCGGTGCCGCGCTCGCCACCAGGGACGGCGTCGCGTGGGGCCGCCTGCAGTCGCCGGCCACGGCCGGCGACCGGCGCGCGGCTCGGCTGCTGTGGGACGACATCCGGACCGCGAAGGAGATGCTGTCCCGGTCGTCGACCGCGGACCTGCACGTGCCCCTGTTCGGCGACGAGCTCCCGCTCGGTCGCGAGCAGCTCGACGGTCTGGCCCGGCCACTGCTCGAACACACGGTGGACGCCACGCGCGCGGCACTTCGGGCGGCCCGCGTCACCGAGGTCGCCGGCGTGTTCCTGGTCGGTGGCTCGAGCCGGATCCCGCTGGCGTCGACGCTGCTGTTCCAGCGCCTCGGGGTGGCGCCGACCGTGGTGGAGAGCCCGGAGCTCGTCGTCGCCCGCGGAGCGCTGCTCGCCGCAGCCGAAACATCCACGGCAGGCACCCGGACCGCAGCCGGCGCCGGGGACCGATCCACCGCCGGAGCCGGGCAGCGGCGGAAGCCGGCGGATGCCGCGACGTCCGCGCTGCGGTCGCGGCGGCGCTGGTGGGCAGCGGCGGCGGCGACAGTGGTGACGCTCGCCGTCGTGGCCGGCGTCGTGTTCGCGAACACCCCCGGTGACGCCGAGCCCGCCGACGCGGCGGGGACCAGCGCACCGGCGGTGGCCGGCACCACGACCGCGGCGAAGGCCGCTCCGGCGCGCTCTGCGTCCGGGAGCCCGAGCGCCTCGCCGTCCGCGAGCCCGGTGTGCGGCCGGAAGCTGGCCGTGCTCGGCCCGTTGACCGGCGCCAGCTACGCCCGTGGCGTCCCGATCTTCAACGGGGCCAAGCTCGCGGTCGACGCGTACAACGCCGAGCACCCGGGCTGCACGGTGACGCTGGCGCGGTTCGACTCCCGCGGCCTGCGGGACGTCGCCGCCGAACGGGCCGCGGAGATCGTCGCCGACCCGTCGATCGTCGGACTGGTCGGGCCGACGTTCTCCGGTGAGACGCTGAGCGCCGCGCCGGTCTTCGAGCAGGCCGGGCTTCCGATGATCTCGCCGTCGGCGACGTCCTCGACGCTGTCCACGCGCGGGTGGCAGGTCTTCCACCGCGTACTGGGCGACGACGTGCGGCAGGCGGCACCAGCGGCGAAGTACCTGGCCGCCGCGGGCCTGAAGCGGGTGTATCTCGTCGCGGAGAACTCCGAGTACGGCACCGTGATGGCCGACGCGATGCGGGCCGAGCTCGGGAGCGCGGTGATCGGCACCGGAACCGTCCGGGACGGACAGACCGACTTCACCGCGCTGGCCGAGACGATCCTCGCGGCGAATCCGCAAGCCGTGTATTACGCGGGCTACTCCGACGAGGCCGGGCTGCTGCGCAAGCGGCTCACGACCGCCGGTGGCAGCACGATCACGCTGGTCGGCGGCAGCGCGATGCTGGCCGACACGTTCCCGCGTGTGGCCGGGGACAGCGGCACCGGCACGGTCGTCACCTGCGGCTGTGCCCCCGTGTCCGAGTTGCCGCACCGCTTCCGTTCGGCCTACGCCACGACGTTCGGCGCCGATCCCGAGCACTACGCCGCCGAGGCCTACGACGCCGCGAACGTGCTGCTGGCCGCGC is drawn from Cryptosporangium aurantiacum and contains these coding sequences:
- a CDS encoding branched-chain amino acid ABC transporter permease, with protein sequence MSQDTLTPTTAPAAGSPLLRVTDAIAARREAAMGSFRHRWGGLPRPARFVPAGLLLLVLIMLPVWDKSLRESTGSGIPVIGTPNTSFSGVLFLVGAFALCAIGLNVVVGFAGLLDLGYVGFYAIGAYTVAVFGSPSSDLATAYPWLICIPIGIALTMIAGVILGGPTLRLRGDYLAIVTLGFGEIVRLTIVNTDPLGNRAGISNIPKPPGEKSDGSKLFGVVDIAPFYWLILALILLILVLVSNLERSRVGRAWLAIREDEDAAELMGVPTFRFKLWAFAIGAAVGGLSGGIFASRQGFVNPDTFDVLTSILFLAAVVIGGSGNKFGVILGAVIVVYVPERLRGFDETLFAAWFVVLVIALAVTLISRRKTLFATNLRAAATLVGGVLGFVVAVGVGTQLHSIVTEVGTENPTRLLVGAVAVVLIVGLLLVRLVGSAQAEGAHAAAIFLGAFLTVLVGAIAPYVFDEIGDGIQALRYFAFGLALIVMSVFRPQGLLPSRRRATELADRKKEVAVGVNA
- a CDS encoding ABC transporter ATP-binding protein — its product is MDESVDLPEPEAHVSVGEKLLEMRNITLRFGGVTALDGVDFAINRGEILGLIGPNGAGKTTCFNVMTGVYQPTDGTVWFDGKKLGRRKKYQITRLGIARTFQNIRLFPEMSALENVMVGADARHKTSVPGAVFRLSPRHFREEREGRERAMELLRFVGIADLAHAAARNLPYGYQRRLEIARALATEPTLLCLDEPAAGFNPAEKAELMDLIRAIRDQGYTVLLIEHDMRLVMGVTDRIVVLEFGKKIAEGTPAEVRDNPAVIAAYLGVPEGEPTDVA
- a CDS encoding ABC transporter ATP-binding protein, producing the protein MLLEITDLAVAYGRIEALHGISIQVDAGEIVTLIGANGAGKSTTMRAISGLRPASRGSIIFDGEDITNLRADLRVTRGISQAPEGRGIFPGMSVMENLDMGTYARKDRRSPARDADLERVFALFPRLKERRTQVAGTMSGGEQQMLTIGRALMARPRLLLLDEPSMGLAPMLIQQIFSIIKEINAQGITVLVVEQNAQQALSIADRAYILETGSIVKSGQGRDMLGDPAIKAAYLGVA
- a CDS encoding ABC transporter substrate-binding protein yields the protein MRSLPVGRGRRMFATVAVLAAVAAGLAGCGDDPSDSSSESSPAPTASADSALADKVPDAIKADGKILVGTDSSYAPSEFLAEDGKTIQGFDVDLFTAVAQKLGLKAEFQTADFDAIIPGIGSGKYEVGVSSFTINAERKKTVDMVSYFNAGTQWATKKGNPEKLDIDNACGKKIAVQQGTVQVDDITARSKKCTDAGKKAITIDQYQGQDQATAAVVSGKDAATLADSPVAAYAVEQTNGQLELLGDIYEAAPYGYVLKKDQAEFAQAVADAVKALIADGSYKTILEKWGVEAGAITDPAVNP
- a CDS encoding amino acid ABC transporter permease, with the translated sequence MTSSEDSDDTSGGALAAPPERERPEPIKAVPVRHPGRWVAAVVVLILVAMFVHMLVTNDAFQWSFMVDHMFRSPIIEGVRTTLVMTVLAMIIGVILGVIAAVMRLSPNPILAGAAWLYTWFFRAVPRLVLLVLFGNLGILYARFEIGLPFDRQLGNLLGFDLDARFFGIDANDLLSGFYAGLIGLALSEGAYMAEIVRAGIQSVDPGQTEASQALGMSRTATMRRIVLPQAMRVVVPPTGNETIAMLKDTSLLAAVPISNELFFQLQAVGTRTFQVFPMLVAACLWYLALTSVLMVGQYFLERYFGRGFGTQPRRRRTLRGRPAAGEGTGGA
- a CDS encoding amino acid ABC transporter ATP-binding protein; protein product: MSTEPTVGTPMVLADNVHKSFGHLEVLKGIDLRVDPGEVMCILGPSGSGKSTFLRCINHLEKINAGKLWVDGRLVGYQERGGKLHELSEKHIAAQRRDIGMVFQRFNLFPHKTVLDNVIEAPVQVKRERKSEAKERARVLLDRVGLGDKVDSYPSQLSGGQQQRVAIARALAMRPKLMLFDEPTSALDPELVGEVLDVMRGLAQDGMTMVVVTHEIGFAREVGDSLVFMDGGVVVESGPPRDVITNPQHERTKAFLSKVL
- a CDS encoding ABC transporter substrate-binding protein, giving the protein MAPAGYALGIDFGTSNTVAVLRHPDGRVESLLFDGSPLLASAVFADPDGQLLTGRDALHSARTRPECLEPNPKRRIDDGKVLLGAHEIPVVDLLTAVLTRVVVEATRVAGRVPDDVVLTHPVSWGPRRLDLLHRAATSAGLGDPVLVPEPVAAAQGFLALPDVRLSAGEIAVVYDLGGGTFDATVVRRTADGFDVLAAEGLADVGGLDIDAAVFGYLGAALATRDGVAWGRLQSPATAGDRRAARLLWDDIRTAKEMLSRSSTADLHVPLFGDELPLGREQLDGLARPLLEHTVDATRAALRAARVTEVAGVFLVGGSSRIPLASTLLFQRLGVAPTVVESPELVVARGALLAAAETSTAGTRTAAGAGDRSTAGAGQRRKPADAATSALRSRRRWWAAAAATVVTLAVVAGVVFANTPGDAEPADAAGTSAPAVAGTTTAAKAAPARSASGSPSASPSASPVCGRKLAVLGPLTGASYARGVPIFNGAKLAVDAYNAEHPGCTVTLARFDSRGLRDVAAERAAEIVADPSIVGLVGPTFSGETLSAAPVFEQAGLPMISPSATSSTLSTRGWQVFHRVLGDDVRQAAPAAKYLAAAGLKRVYLVAENSEYGTVMADAMRAELGSAVIGTGTVRDGQTDFTALAETILAANPQAVYYAGYSDEAGLLRKRLTTAGGSTITLVGGSAMLADTFPRVAGDSGTGTVVTCGCAPVSELPHRFRSAYATTFGADPEHYAAEAYDAANVLLAALAGGRSTRADVLAFLDAYSGQGLTKPLAFDDRGEVEASVVWAYRVEGAKFVPLRRLD